A window of the Lolium perenne isolate Kyuss_39 chromosome 7, Kyuss_2.0, whole genome shotgun sequence genome harbors these coding sequences:
- the LOC127323883 gene encoding probable carboxylesterase 13 has product MDPESEIAFEFVPIIRQYKSGRVERLLPANPVPPSVDAATGVASKDVTVDPATGLWARLYFPAGTTDARLPIVVYIHGGCFVAGSAADAPDHAFLNRLCAGARAIAVSVEYRLAPEHPVPACYDDGWSALRWAAAGSNPWLRDRGDRDRLFVVGYSTGGNVAHNVTLRAGSSESDSLPLPRGARVSGLALLHPYFLSAGADGETEATQAWLRAKLEELWGFVCGGRTAGLDDPRVNPVADGAPSLRRLGCGRVLVCLAEEELRPRGKAYHDGLLASGWPEEDVELLDSVGEDHEFFHREPRSAKALALMDRLVAFIVGKQ; this is encoded by the coding sequence ATGGACCCTGAATCCGAGATCGCGTTCGAGTTCGTGCCGATCATCCGGCAGTACAAGAGCGGCCGCGTCGAGCGCCTACTCCCCGCGAACCCCGTCCCGCCCTCCGTCGACGCCGCCACCGGAGTCGCCTCCAAGGACGTCACCGTTGACCCGGCCACCGGCCTGTGGGCTCGCCTCTACTTCCCCGCCGGCACCACGGACGCCAGGCTCCCCATCGTGGTGTACATCCACGGCGGCTGTTTCGTCGCGGGCTCGGCCGCCGACGCGCCGGACCACGCCTTCCTCAACCGCCTGTGCGCCGGCGCGCGCGCCATCGCCGTGTCCGTCGAGTACCGCCTGGCGCCGGAGCACCCCGTCCCGGCGTGCTACGACGACGGCTGGTCCGCCCTCCGGTGGGCCGCGGCGGGCTCCAACCCGTGGCTCCGGGACCGCGGCGACCGCGACCGGCTGTTCGTGGTCGGGTACAGCACCGGCGGCAACGTCGCCCACAACGTCACGCTCCGCGCGGGCTCATCAGAATCTGACTCGCTCCCCCTCCCGCGCGGCGCCCGGGTCAGCGGCCTCGCGCTGCTGCACCCCTACTTCCTGTCGGCCGGGGCTGACGGCGAGACCGAGGCGACGCAGGCGTGGCTGAGGGCGAAGCTGGAGGAGCTGTGGGGGTTCGTGTGCGGGGGCCGCACCGCCGGGCTCGACGACCCGCGGGTCAACCCGGTGGCCGACGGCGCGCCGAGCCTGCGGCGCCTGGGCTGCGGCCGCGTCCTCGTCTGCCTCGCGGAGGAGGAGCTTCGGCCCCGAGGCAAGGCGTACCACGACGGGCTGCTGGCCAGCGGGTGGCCGGAGGAGGACGTCGAGCTGCTGGACTCCGTCGGCGAGGATCACGAGTTCTTCCACCGGGAGCCCCGGAGCGCCAAGGCGCTGGCTCTCATGGACCGGCTGGTCGCGTTCATCGTTGGGAAGCAGTAG
- the LOC127323770 gene encoding probable carboxylesterase 2, producing MATPRAALLASLLVALCCCSSLRTGLARSGAEEEGSALRSRGPYVDEVKFDFTPFLIQYRSGRVQRLMGTSVVPPSLDARTGVASRDVVIDRATGLAVRVYRPSQSRTNKKLPVLLYFHGGAFVVESAFGPAYHGYLNALAARAGVIAVSVNYRLAPEHPLPAAYDDSWAALQWVLSSARNGSRSWLARHGDMSRLFVGGDSAGGNIAHNLAMRAGGEEQSLVVATGSSKARTIVRIRGVALLDPYFLGARAGPWAERAWGFICAGRYGTGHPYVDPAALPAGAWRRLGGARVLVTVSGRDRLGPWQSGYVGALRGSGWGGEARLYETPGEGHCFFLNYLASPKAAMHMATLADFVNQA from the coding sequence ATGGCGACGCCGCGAGCCGCCTTGCTCGCCTCGCTCCTCGTGGCGCTCTGCTGCTGCTCGTCTCTTCGGACAGGGCTCGCTCGGAGCGGCGCGGAGGAGGAAGGGTCGGCATTGCGCAGCCGCGGTCCGTACGTGGACGAGGTGAAGTTCGACTTCACGCCGTTCCTGATCCAGTACCGGAGCGGCCGGGTGCAGCGGCTGATGGGCACGAGCGTGGTGCCGCCGTCGCTGGACGCGCGAACGGGGGTCGCCTCCCGCGACGTGGTGATCGACCGGGCCACGGGCCTCGCCGTCAGGGTCTACCGCCCGAGCCAGAGCCGCACCAACAAGAAGCTGCCCGTGCTCCTCTACTTCCACGGCGGCGCGTTCGTTGTCGAGTCGGCCTTCGGCCCGGCCTACCACGGCTACCTCAACGCGCTCGCGGCGAGGGCGGGCGTCATCGCGGTGTCGGTGAACTACCGCCTCGCGCCCGAGCACCCGCTCCCCGCCGCCTACGACGACTCCTGGGCGGCGCTCCAGTGGGTGCTCTCCAGCGCGCGGAACGGCTCGCGCTCCTGGCTCGCTAGGCACGGGGACATGTCCCGCCTGTTCGTCGGCGGCGACAGCGCCGGCGGCAACATCGCGCACAACCTGGCCATGCGCGCGGGCGGCGAGGAGCAGAGCCTTGTAGTAGCCACCGGCAGCAGCAAGGCGCGGACCATCGTCAGGATCAGGGGCGTGGCGCTGCTGGACCCGTACTTCCTAGGCGCGCGCGCGGGCCCGTGGGCGGAGCGGGCGTGGGGGTTCATCTGCGCGGGGCGGTACGGGACGGGCCACCCGTACGTGGACCCGGCGGCGCTGCCGGCGGGCGCGTGGCGGCGGCTGGGCGGGGCGCGCGTGCTGGTGACGGTGTCGGGGCGGGACCGGCTGGGACCGTGGCAGAGCGGCTACGTCGGCGCGCTCCGGGGCAGCGGCTGGGGCGGGGAGGCGCGCCTGTACGAGACCCCCGGCGAGGGCCACTGCTTCTTCCTCAACTACCTCGCGTCGCCCAAGGCCGCCATGCATATGGCCACGCTCGCCGACTTCGTGAACCAAGCCTAG